In the genome of Bombus vancouverensis nearcticus unplaced genomic scaffold, iyBomVanc1_principal scaffold0030, whole genome shotgun sequence, the window GGGCCTCTCAGTCTCATAGCCTTTTTTAGGAATATGCCATGCACAGATGGTGCAGCAGGGTATATATAGACGGGCCAGTTttcgtaattatataaatacccATAGACTCATGGCTTCGAAGCTCTGTTGTAATGTAACGCTGCCACAGTGTGGTTCTGGATTAGTATACACTGTACTTATACTTATgcttatatttatacttatacttacagTTACActtatacttaaatatatttctgttacacATTCATCACGCGTTGCTCGAAGAGATAACTTCaacaaaggtggttggaaaattcttcagcttgctcttcggtGCTTCTGGCTCATGTGTTGTCCGTTAATCTGATTGCTGGGATTAGTTTAATTGGCTCCTTTATTTtgttcgtggctttccataggaaaTAGTTGGAATTCTCGTACGCAGAAAGTGAATCTATGAATTTTGAGAATTCGTTATTAttatgatcttttattttactttctatttcctttgcaagtttgtttagatgTTTTTTTGCTTTCACGTGCTCTATGTTTTTgtcattttgctttcgcttacCTTTTTCCCTCTGATTTTGTCAAGAAAGTCTtgcggaattatttttgtttgcctgttaTTTGGTTCATAAGTAGTAGTTGCCAATGCTACTTCTATAATCTCTGTCAATGTACTGCCTGTTCGCAGTGGTGCATATACTGCTACATCTGGAAGTAATTGCCGTTAGTTAGTattgtaacggtggttgcttgagCGTATTACTGATGGATTTGGCTATGTTGGTGTTAAGGGTGGCGATTGGTTAGTTACTTGTGCATAACTTCGGCTACCAAAGGTGTTGGTGTTTCCATGATTAGAGTTCTATACATATTGTATTGTTTGCTGTTGGATCTGATTCCGTAATATCTACTCGCTGTATGTTCTGCTTCGAAGCGTGTAGCAGGAGGGTGTGAGGAAAAAGCAACACCATGTTAATGATCATAGAGATCAACTTTTATCTTAGATATatgattattatgattatattattcttattttatatctaACTAATGTctaataaatgttatataaaataaatattttttcattattaaaatCCTTTGTAAactctataattatattataatttagcttcctcaataaagaatttaataacattgaaaatttttaatcatgggtaatattttaagtatgacACTATTTACGTATGTTATAGGTAATGTTAATAGttacacaattttttaataaattaagaaaaaactAAAAACAAACTTACTTTCCAATATATGCGTCAAATATAAAAGCATTAaagatatgtgtacatatttaatttgaaaattgtggTCTTGTTAAACTTGTTTGTTAGTAATAATAATGCATGTTTAATAATGgttcataattaatattcatttaaacaaTGCTTTCTGTAATAAATGGAGTATTGTATCTACAAT includes:
- the LOC143304317 gene encoding uncharacterized protein LOC143304317 isoform X1, with the protein product MSQDVLYQSVTIEHCDRVARILCLAPFFGESTKNVAVYAPLRTGSTLTEIIEVALATTTYEPNNRQTKIIPQDFLDKIRGKKIHFLRTRIPTISYGKPRTK